The Drosophila mauritiana strain mau12 chromosome 2R, ASM438214v1, whole genome shotgun sequence genome has a segment encoding these proteins:
- the LOC117136403 gene encoding endoplasmic reticulum metallopeptidase 1: MDEKTDKGNPIDTELVESLSLRKGYVRRPRLSWYYAPSFLLLWLALFYAIVIPLYYRLPDRLTISEEAHRPGEFVAERAQQYLYTYDRIGPKVTGSYANEVTTVEFLVDETEKIRAEMRSDLYDLELDVQSPTGGYVFNDMVNMYQGIHNVIVKLSSKSSQSESYLLLNSHFDSKPGSPGSGDDGTMVVVMMEVLRQMSISPIPFEHPIVFLFNGAEENPLQASHGFITQHKWAEKCKAFINLEVGGSGGRDLLFQSGPNNPWLMKYYREHAKHPFATTMAEEIFQSGVLPSDSDFRIFRDYGNIAGLDIAQIENGYVYHTAFDTYENVPGRSIQNSGNNVLALVRAYSNASELYNTESDDSHAVFFDFLGLFFVYYTETTGIVVNCVIGVLSLVLVGCSLWRMSRQSEEASLPQISIWFLSILGLHVVGFLLCICLPLLMAVLFDAGDRSLTYFTSNWLVFGLYVCPAIIGLVLPLTLYYTLLPSEKLSHAYQLQLSLHAHLVVQALLALILTAMGLRSQYLCLISMIFYGGALLINLVSTLHDRGYYWVPIVMFLQVLPFSYFCYLFYMFLVIFIPVLGRNGYSTNPDLIVGLLCGVCVFFALGFAAQLINMFRWPKLILLGLGVMTFIFSMIAVSEVGFPYRAKTNVMRANCLHTRRIFYEHDGSVSRSDSGYYFNYQDRRAFAPLEDSALDLTGLEPVANHCDDYVMCGIPCFYYSWCKWRQWDGWLPRESEVILPGELTLDFLGYTVLESGTVARYEFDLAGPPHMNLFIQPVGSAKVDNWSFVRKMLDEPEEFQPPYQIFHSYGTDNTSLKFFIDMEKPDGIFETPTLELAAVGHWVSFEYERDAEAKDFVAAFPDFVHVMEWPSIFKRYIF; encoded by the exons ATGGATGAAAAGACTGATAAA GGGAATCCCATCGACACCGAACTAGTCGAATCCCTTTCGCTGCGAAAAGGATACGTCCGCCGGCCGCGTTTGTCCTGGTACTATGCACCCTCCTTCCTGCTCCTCTGGCTGGCGCTCTTTTACGCCATCGTGATCCCGCTCTACTACAGACTTCCGGACAGGCTGACCATATCCGAGGAGGCACACAGGCCAGGAGAATTCGTGGCAGAGCGGGCACAGCAATATCTGTACACATACGACCGCATTGGACCCAAAGTAACTGGCAGCTATGCAAACGAGGTGACCACGGTTGAGTTCCTGGTAGACGAAACGGAAAAGATTCGTGCAGAGATGCGTAGTGACCTCTACGACCTCGAATTGGACGTTCAGTCACCAACGGGTGGATACGTTTTCAACGACATGGTTAACATGTACCAGGGTATTCACAATGTGATCGTCAAACTGAGTTCCAAGAGCTCCCAAAGTGAATCCTACCTGTTGCTCAACAGCCATTTCGACTCAAAGCCAGGAAGCCCAG GCTCTGGTGATGATGGCACAATGGTTGTGGTCATGATGGAGGTCCTTCGCCAAATGTCGATATCGCCGATTCCCTTCGAGCATCCAATTGTCTTCCTGTTCAACGGAGCTGAGGAGAATCCTCTCCAGGCTTCCCATGGTTTTATTACGCAACACAAGTGGGCGGAAAAGTGCAA GGCCTTTATCAACCTCGAAGTGGGCGGTAGCGGAGGACGTGACTTGTTATTCCAGAGCGGTCCGAATAATCCTTGGCTAATGAAG TACTACAGGGAACACGCGAAGCAcccgttcgcaaccacaatgGCGGAGGAGATCTTTCAGAGTGGGGTTTTGCCCTCTGATTCAGACTTTCGAATTTTCCGAGATTATGGTAACATAGCTG GTCTGGACATTGCCCAAATCGAGAACGGGTATGTTTACCACACAGCCTTTGATACTTATGAGAATGTTCCTGGTCGATCCATCCAGAACTCTGGAAACAATGTCCTTGCTCTGGTGCGTGCCTACAGCAATGCCAGTGAGTTGTATAACACCGAG AGTGATGATAGCCATGCCGTCTTCTTTGACTTCCTCGGACTCTTCTTCGTTTACTACACGGAGACCACGGGCATTGTTGTAAACTGTGTGATTGGAGTGCTAAGTCTGGTTTTGGTTGGCTGCTCCCTCTGGAGAATGTCCCGTCAGTCGGAGGAGGCGTCTCTTCCTCAGATTTCGATTTGGTTTCTCAGCATATTGGGACTGCACGTGGTGGGCTTTCTACTGTGCATTTGCCTGCCTCTTCTGATGGCGGTTCTATTCGATGCTGGAGATCGATCTCTGACCTACTTCACCAGCAATTGGTTGGTGTTTGGCCTCTACGTGTGTCCCGCCATCATCGGGCTAGTACTTCCATTGACCCTTTACTATACCCTGCTGCCCAGT GAAAAACTTAGCCACGCTTACCAGCTGCAGCTCAGTTTGCACGCTCACCTGGTTGTCCAGGCCCTGCTGGCCCTCATCCTGACCGCCATGGGTCTGCGTTCCCAGTACCTGTGCCTCATTTCCATGATCTTCTATGGAGGGGCTCTCCTGATTAACCTAGTAAGCACGCTGCACGATCGTG GCTACTATTGGGTGCCGATTGTGATGTTTCTGCAAGTGCTACCGTTCTCGTACTTCTGCTACTTGTTCTACATGTTCCTCGTGATCTTCATTCCGGTGCTGGGCAGGAATGGCTATAGTACAAATCCAGACCTTATCGTTGGTCTACTGTGCGGCGTTTGCGTCTTCTTTGCTCTTGGATTTGCG GCTCAACTGATTAATATGTTCCGGTGGCCAAAGCTCATACTTCTCGGATTGGGAGTAATGACCTTTATCTTTAGCATGATAGCTGTCTCAGAAGTGGGATTCCCCTACCGAGCCAAGACGAATGTGATGCGAGCCAACTGCTTG CACACTCGTCGCATTTTCTACGAGCACGATGGTTCAGTGAGTCGCAGTGATTCCGGTTACTACTTCAACTACCAGGATAGGCGGGCATTCGCCCCACTCGAGGACTCTGCACTTGACCTGACCGGATTGGAGCCGGTGGCCAATCACTGTGATGATTACGTGATGTGCGGCATTCCGTGCTTCTACTACAGCTGGTGCAAGTGGCGCCAGTGGGATGGATGGCTGCCCCGAGAATCGGAGGTGATTTTACCCGGTGAACTTACCCTGGACTTCCTGGGATATACGGTGCTGGAGTCCGGAACAGTCGCTCGTTACGAATTCGACTTGGCCGGTCCGCCCCACATGAATTTGTTTATCCAGCCGGTGGGATCCGCCAAAGTTGACAACTGGTCATTTGTCAGGAAAATGCTGGACGAACCGGAGGAGTTCCAGCCGCCGTACCAGATCTTCCACTCGTATGGAACCGATAATACCTCTTTGAAGTTCTTCATTGATATGGAGAAACCTGATGGTATTTTCGAGACTCCCACTTTGGAACTCGCAGCTGTGGGACACTGGGTCAGCTTCGAGTACGAAAGGGATGCAGAGGCTAAAGATTTTGTGGCCGCCTTTCCCGACTTTGTCCACGTCATGGAATGGCCATCTATATTTAAGCGATATATTTTTTAG
- the LOC117138497 gene encoding endoplasmic reticulum metallopeptidase 1-like: MREKIDKELKEDSEGRRRLPWYYAPSFLLLWLALFFAIVIPLYNRLPERVTIAEEPSKRGEFVAGRAEKQLHDFERIGPKVVGSRANEVETVEFLLAEVEKIKMELCSDLYELEVEVQSPSGGFLIAGMWNMYQGIQNVIVKLSTKESQSESYLLINSHFDSKPGSPGSGDDGVMVVVMLEVLRQMATSETPFQHGIIFLFNGAEENALQGAHGFITQHKWAPNCRALINLESGGSGGRDLLFQSGPNTPWLMKYYRQHAKHPFATTLAEETWQAGIIPSDTDFRIFRDFGNVPGLDIAQANNGYVYHTAFDTFKVIPGGSIQNTGNNILALARAYANASELSETEKTDDSHAVFFDFLGLFFVYYTESTGIILNSVIGVLSLVLVGCSLWRMSRQSEKVSIGQILIQFLIILGLHVVGLLLSICLPLLMAVLFDAGDRSLTYFTSNWLVFGLYVCPAIIGLVLPLTLYFTLLPNDKLSHPYLIQMSLHAEFVVLALLILILTAIGTRSQYLCLISLIFYGGAVLINLISTLHDRGYYWSISVVSLQVIPFCYFSYLFYMLLVVFIPITGRNGISSNPDLIIALLCGFCTYFALGFVAQFINVFRWPKIILLGLGVVTFIFCMIAVSEVGFPYRPKTNVMRVNFMQTKRIFYDYDGTVTHSDSGYYFIYQDRRGLSPLKDFNVNLTGLTSMEPDCDKYVMCGAPCFNFCGGRRRAGWLPRDVSIPGDITLELLEKSVLPDGKTTRFEFELTGPPQMNVFIQPVGVAKVTDWSFDPKLLEDTYQPPYVAYISYGIDDSPLKFFVELAKSDGDLSGPLMELGVVGHFISYEFDRDAHAKEFLSDLPNYVHAMEWPAIFKGYIF, encoded by the exons ATGAGAGAGAAGATTGATAAA GAGCTTAAGGAAGATTCCGAGGGCAGGAGAAGATTGCCTTGGTACTATGCTCCTTCCTTTCTACTCCTTTGGCTGGCGCTCTTCTTTGCCATCGTGATCCCATTGTACAACAGACTTCCGGAAAGGGTAACCATCGCAGAGGAACCTTCAAAGCGGGGAGAATTCGTGGCGGGAAGGGCGGAGAAACAGCTCCATGACTTTGAGCGAATTGGACCCAAAGTTGTGGGCAGTCGAGCGAATGAGGTGGAAACGGTTGAGTTTCTCTTGGCCGAAGTGGAAAAGATTAAAATGGAGCTGTGCAGCGATCTTTACGAGCTGGAGGTTGAGGTTCAGTCGCCTTCTGGTGGATTTTTGATTGCGGGTATGTGGAACATGTACCAAGGCATCCAGAATGTCATCGTTAAGTTAAGTACGAAGGAGTCTCAGAGTGAGTCTTACCTGCTGATCAACAGTCATTTCGACTCAAAGCCAGGAAGTCCAG GTTCTGGAGATGATGGCGTCATGGTTGTGGTGATGTTGGAGGTCCTACGACAAATGGCGACATCCGAGACACCATTTCAACACGGAATTATCTTTCTGTTCAACGGCGCCGAAGAAAACGCCCTTCAGGGAGCCCACGGCTTTATCACGCAACACAAATGGGCTCCAAATTGCAG AGCCCTTATAAACCTCGAGTCGGGCGGCAGCGGTGGGCGGGATCTATTATTCCAGAGTGGACCCAATACTCCTTGGCTGATGAAG TACTACAGGCAGCATGCGAAACATCCTTTTGCCACTACACTAGCCGAGGAAACGTGGCAGGCTGGAATTATACCATCCGACACGGATTTCCGCATTTTTCGGGACTTCGGAAACGTGCCTG GTCTGGACATCGCACAGGCCAATAATGGCTATGTGTACCATACAGCATTCGACACCTTTAAAGTAATTCCTGGAGGATCTATACAGAACACGGGGAACAACATTCTTGCACTTGCAAGGGCTTACGCAAATGCCAGTGAATTAAGCGAAACAGAG AAAACTGATGATAGCCATGCAGTCTTCTTTGACTTCCTCGGACTGTTCTTTGTTTACTACACGGAGTCCACGGGTATTATCCTGAACTCCGTGATTGGAGTGCTAAGTTTGGTTTTGGTTGGCTGCTCCCTCTGGCGAATGTCCCGCCAGTCGGAGAAGGTATCGATTGGCCAGATTTTGATCCAGTTCCTTATTATCTTGGGACTGCACGTGGTGGGCTTACTGCTAAGCATTTGCCTGCCTCTTCTGATGGCGGTTCTATTCGATGCTGGGGATCGATCTCTGACCTACTTCACCAGCAATTGGTTGGTTTTTGGCCTTTACGTGTGTCCCGCCATCATCGGGCTGGTACTCCCATTGACCCTGTACTTCACCCTGCTGCCCAAT GATAAACTGAGCCACCCATATCTCATCCAAATGAGTTTGCACGCAGAGTTCGTGGTTTTGGCCTTGTTGATTCTTATTTTAACGGCTATTGGTACGCGTTCCCAATACTTGTGCCTCATATCATTGATCTTTTATGGAGGTGCTGTGCTGATAAATCTGATAAGTACATTGCATGACCGCG GCTACTATTGGTCCATCAGTGTGGTATCTCTTCAGGTGATTCCATTTTGTTACTTTTCCTATCTGTTCTACATGTTGCTGGTCGTATTTATTCCGATAACTGGAAGAAACGGAATAAGCTCGAATCCGGATCTGATTATAGCACTCTTGTGTGGCTTTTGCACGTACTTTGCACTGGGATTTGTT GCTCAATTCATCAATGTATTTCGCTGGCCAAAGATCATTCTCCTTGGTTTGGGAGTGGTGACCTTCATCTTTTGCATGATTGCTGTTTCGGAAGTGGGATTCCCCTATCGCCCCAAGACCAACGTGATGCGAGTTAATTTCATg CAAACTAAACGAATATTCTATGACTACGATGGAACGGTGACTCACAGTGATTCTGGATACTACTTCATATACCAGGATAGACGCGGTCTGAGTCCGCTAAAGGACTTCAACGTCAACCTGACTGGTCTAACCTCAATGGAGCCTGATTGCGATAAGTACGTGATGTGTGGAGCTCCGTGCTTTAACTTTTGTGGTGGACGAAGAAGAGCTGGTTGGCTGCCTCGTGATGTTAGCATACCCGGTGATATAACCTTGGAGCTATTGGAGAAATCGGTACTCCCGGATGGCAAGACCACTCGATTTGAGTTTGAGCTGACTGGACCGCCCCAAATGAACGTGTTCATCCAGCCAGTGGGTGTTGCCAAGGTCACGGATTGGTCCTTCGATCCAAAACTATTGGAGGATACATACCAACCACCCTACGTTGCATACATTTCATATGGCATAGACGACAGTCCCCTGAAGTTCTTTGTTGAATTGGCG AAGTCCGATGGTGATCTTAGTGGTCCTCTCATGGAACTCGGAGTTGTTGGACATTTTATCAGCTATGAATTTGATAGGGATGCACATGCCAAGGAATTTTTGTCCGATCTACCCAACTATGTTCATGCAATGGAATGGCCCGCAATATTTAAaggatatatattttag